A single genomic interval of Diabrotica undecimpunctata isolate CICGRU unplaced genomic scaffold, icDiaUnde3 ctg00002068.1, whole genome shotgun sequence harbors:
- the LOC140431820 gene encoding drosomycin-like produces MKIYFLFAIFLVLAISAKTTFGDCLSGRYKGPCAVWDNETCRRVCKEEGKPSGHCSPSLKCWCEGC; encoded by the coding sequence ATGAAGATCTATTTCTTATTCGCCATCTTCCTTGTTCTCGCTATCAGTGCCAAAACTACCTTCGGGGATTGCTTATCTGGTAGATATAAGGGACCTTGTGCAGTCTGGGATAACGAAACGTGTCGCCGTGTATGCAAAGAAGAAGGAAAACCTAGTGGACATTGCAGTCCTAGTCTTAAATGTTGGTGTGAAGGATGTtaa